From one Caldithrix abyssi DSM 13497 genomic stretch:
- a CDS encoding endonuclease/exonuclease/phosphatase family protein encodes MLRHTFVLIIFVVNLFGQQPDLSFKVMTLNVRYDNPKDSLNAWVNRKALVARLLKEERAHIAGFQEAQFHQLQFLDSVMTQYQFYGVGRDDGQIAGEFSPIFFRKDRFLLCFARTFWLSPTPDVPGSIGKGAVLPRIMTLVRLFDIRAGRALWVVNTHFSHVSDSARLQAAKIILQKSKMYAQDEPLIVMGDFNSEQQSAVYRLFTENKALPLTDTFFAAQSAHSGGKQTFNAFGKTEKPLIIDHIFCSGHFKVRQHYFRPLKSNGLFVSDHFPVLTVLEWQKQ; translated from the coding sequence ATGTTGCGCCATACTTTTGTGCTCATCATTTTTGTTGTAAACCTGTTCGGGCAACAACCAGACCTGTCTTTTAAGGTGATGACTTTGAATGTAAGATATGACAATCCCAAAGACAGCCTGAATGCCTGGGTAAATCGTAAGGCTCTGGTGGCTCGACTTTTAAAGGAAGAGAGAGCGCACATTGCCGGCTTTCAGGAGGCGCAGTTTCATCAATTGCAGTTTCTGGATTCGGTAATGACGCAATATCAATTTTACGGCGTGGGCAGAGACGACGGACAGATTGCCGGAGAATTCTCGCCGATTTTCTTCCGTAAGGACCGCTTTTTGCTGTGTTTTGCCAGAACCTTCTGGTTGTCTCCAACGCCGGACGTTCCGGGCAGCATTGGAAAAGGGGCCGTATTGCCGCGCATTATGACCCTTGTGCGTCTTTTTGATATCAGGGCCGGCCGTGCGCTTTGGGTTGTTAACACCCATTTTTCGCACGTTAGCGATTCCGCTCGTTTACAGGCGGCAAAAATTATTTTGCAGAAGAGTAAAATGTATGCGCAGGATGAACCGCTGATTGTGATGGGCGATTTTAATAGCGAGCAACAAAGCGCGGTTTATCGACTTTTTACCGAAAATAAAGCGCTGCCCTTAACGGACACCTTTTTTGCTGCACAAAGCGCGCACAGCGGCGGAAAGCAAACCTTCAACGCTTTCGGGAAAACTGAAAAACCGCTTATTATCGATCACATCTTTTGCAGCGGTCATTTTAAAGTGCGGCAGCATTATTTTCGGCCGCTGAAGAGCAATGGTCTCTTTGTTTCAGATCATTTTCCGGTTTTAACCGTCCTTGAATGGCAAAAACAATAG
- a CDS encoding TM2 domain-containing protein — MSDKKILPTFLLCFLFGVFGAHRFFVGKIGTGLLQLITIGGLGIWVLVDLIIIITGSFTDKEGKKIVEWT, encoded by the coding sequence ATGAGTGACAAAAAAATTCTTCCAACGTTTCTTTTATGTTTCTTATTTGGCGTTTTTGGCGCCCATCGCTTTTTTGTGGGAAAAATCGGCACCGGCCTGCTGCAGTTAATCACCATTGGCGGCCTTGGAATCTGGGTTCTGGTCGATCTAATCATAATCATCACCGGCTCTTTTACGGATAAGGAAGGCAAAAAGATCGTTGAATGGACTTAG
- a CDS encoding T9SS type A sorting domain-containing protein — translation MASDSNVPGAFKTSDGIFYLDLPPRADNAPGGAQFAREIAGLNLAERETAIVKAFLAGNVPSFSRKLRPLTFRQTLGSNSYTVVIFPVCDYLAIGSDEDYLYIPLTPSTAQYLAERMHCSMPTQKLVDIIYNKAGIKLRPQPIPPSDQMTTVPVFMQHTDSVKQQLGEMGYDRTADSLIAGHKKDIIISNKIYSPDRNYERVVIYGWHRSVNDPIQPVYNGHSAQYADYSHGVRLIWNTVLINGDSSSFREILKNSQLAGLLSSEGVITRPYYPPSDLFTSMGSLLNSSPSQFILFPNYPNPFNGTTTLSYRLKQSTPVNLSIYNAKGEKIATLINQFQPAGEYRLQWNAATFSSGCYFYRLSSASFSQSRKMLMIK, via the coding sequence ATGGCATCTGACAGCAACGTTCCCGGGGCATTTAAAACATCGGATGGCATCTTTTACCTGGATCTTCCGCCGCGAGCGGACAATGCGCCCGGCGGCGCACAATTTGCCCGGGAAATTGCCGGACTCAACCTGGCCGAGCGCGAGACAGCCATCGTTAAAGCCTTTCTTGCTGGAAATGTGCCTTCTTTTTCCCGTAAATTACGGCCCTTAACCTTTAGGCAAACTCTGGGCTCTAATTCTTACACCGTTGTTATTTTCCCTGTATGCGACTACCTGGCCATTGGATCGGATGAGGATTACCTGTACATTCCGCTGACGCCTTCCACTGCGCAATATCTGGCAGAGCGCATGCATTGTTCCATGCCCACCCAAAAACTGGTTGACATCATCTACAATAAGGCAGGAATTAAATTACGGCCCCAGCCCATCCCACCTTCGGATCAAATGACCACCGTGCCGGTTTTCATGCAGCACACCGATTCTGTTAAACAGCAACTGGGCGAAATGGGCTATGATCGGACGGCCGACAGTCTAATCGCTGGTCATAAGAAAGATATCATCATCTCCAACAAAATTTACAGCCCGGACAGAAATTATGAGCGCGTGGTTATTTACGGCTGGCACAGGAGCGTTAACGACCCCATCCAACCGGTTTACAACGGCCATTCCGCACAATATGCCGATTATTCTCACGGCGTACGCCTGATATGGAATACCGTTTTAATCAACGGCGATTCTTCCAGCTTTCGTGAGATTTTAAAAAACAGTCAACTGGCGGGATTACTAAGCAGCGAAGGCGTCATTACCAGGCCTTATTATCCGCCCAGCGATCTTTTTACCTCCATGGGAAGTCTATTAAATAGCTCGCCATCTCAGTTTATTCTCTTTCCAAATTATCCGAATCCCTTTAACGGAACAACCACCCTTTCCTACCGTCTAAAGCAGTCCACGCCTGTTAATCTGAGTATTTACAATGCAAAGGGCGAAAAGATCGCCACGCTGATTAACCAGTTTCAACCGGCGGGTGAATACCGGCTTCAATGGAACGCCGCCACTTTTTCAAGCGGTTGCTATTTTTACCGTCTTTCGAGCGCTTCGTTTTCTCAAAGCCGGAAGATGTTAATGATAAAATAA
- a CDS encoding EutN/CcmL family microcompartment protein — protein sequence MRLGRVIGKIWASVKDPKLEGTTLYIMQTVNEANEPLGMPVIAVDTVGAREGDLIYWVGGGDATVPFEDRMIPSDVTIVGIVDHLQIKRDAK from the coding sequence ATGCGTCTTGGCAGAGTCATTGGTAAAATATGGGCATCTGTTAAAGACCCTAAATTAGAGGGAACCACGCTTTACATCATGCAAACGGTTAATGAAGCAAACGAACCACTGGGCATGCCGGTGATAGCCGTAGATACGGTAGGCGCCAGAGAAGGGGACCTTATTTACTGGGTTGGAGGCGGAGACGCAACGGTGCCTTTTGAAGATCGGATGATTCCCAGCGACGTTACCATCGTTGGCATTGTCGATCATTTGCAAATTAAGAGGGATGCAAAATGA
- a CDS encoding diacylglycerol/lipid kinase family protein: protein MLKEYKSEYWTFTPRDRQKSKKEEKRFAEIHCIINPASAAGRTRGRWLRLLKVLQNTWPDELTFTITDFAGHATLIARQAVEQGSKKIVVMGGDGTIQETVNGLLANHQTCLEEISLGILSSGTGQGLAQSLGLPRALPAQWTVICQGKKRRIDLARAIFLDEEKQWQRRLFVNECQIGLGADVVQNLSFKTKKLGGRVGFGFTALSTALRQPSFKIRLRLNDAYSVTAQVLGVVIANGAFTGGGMQLAPKALLDDGQLDVLLIHDQSALQRLRNFPSIYTGKHGMKGAFSFYRVRRVALLSSHKAPIAADGEILGSLPLTVEALPSALTVTVP, encoded by the coding sequence ATGTTAAAAGAGTACAAAAGCGAGTACTGGACGTTTACTCCCAGAGATCGGCAAAAATCTAAAAAAGAAGAAAAGCGTTTTGCTGAAATCCACTGCATCATTAATCCGGCATCGGCGGCCGGGCGAACGCGTGGACGCTGGCTCCGATTGTTAAAGGTTCTACAAAACACCTGGCCCGACGAGTTGACCTTTACCATTACTGATTTTGCCGGGCATGCAACGCTTATTGCGCGGCAGGCAGTTGAACAGGGCAGTAAAAAGATCGTGGTAATGGGAGGAGACGGAACCATTCAAGAAACAGTCAACGGTCTTTTGGCCAACCATCAAACATGCCTCGAGGAAATTTCCCTGGGAATTTTAAGCAGCGGTACGGGCCAGGGCCTGGCGCAAAGTTTGGGGTTACCGCGCGCCTTACCGGCGCAATGGACGGTGATTTGCCAGGGCAAAAAACGGCGAATTGATCTGGCCAGGGCTATCTTTTTAGATGAAGAAAAACAATGGCAACGCCGTCTGTTTGTAAATGAATGCCAGATTGGGCTGGGCGCCGATGTGGTGCAAAATCTTTCTTTTAAAACCAAAAAACTGGGAGGACGAGTGGGATTTGGCTTTACGGCCTTAAGCACGGCGCTACGTCAACCCTCTTTTAAGATCAGGTTACGTCTTAACGACGCTTATTCTGTTACGGCTCAAGTTCTGGGCGTGGTGATTGCCAACGGCGCCTTTACCGGCGGGGGAATGCAACTGGCGCCGAAAGCCCTTCTGGATGATGGACAACTGGACGTATTGCTCATTCACGATCAGAGCGCTTTGCAACGTTTGCGTAATTTTCCTTCTATTTACACGGGCAAACATGGCATGAAAGGCGCTTTTAGTTTTTACCGCGTGCGGCGTGTGGCCTTGCTAAGTTCGCACAAAGCGCCGATTGCCGCAGATGGCGAGATTTTAGGAAGCCTGCCGCTGACGGTGGAGGCGTTGCCTTCTGCGCTTACGGTAACGGTGCCTTAA
- a CDS encoding class II aldolase/adducin family protein, translating to MKFMIYQNDKQRLRDAYCAQIVRQWEKEGHSRTSDPDEAKFVLNVTDIDSPQIYRRRSRAIFVVSVVVLQKCCADLRTLCYRMLVRTLSNLLICIVPQKKGLMESVQLPPARVYFTTPEAGFYSADFDAPAIYRKMLPIVGAHLAIANSFSVDLPRAYWKQSAVVDQIQRHGKKLDELGVLPAPFPLKRFLTEEDIEHLYRLFQVKGLSYGNLSARETIPQLNERTFWMTARGIDKGHIGRIGQDVLLVKGVDEAQGVILISVPPDYDPKARVSVDAVEHALIYREFPEVGAIVHIHAWMENVCGTQQNYPCGTIELAREVVSLLRRTDNPACAVVGLKNHGLTITGPSLEAIFCRIEGRLIREVPMVA from the coding sequence ATGAAATTCATGATCTACCAAAATGACAAACAACGGTTGCGCGACGCCTATTGTGCGCAAATTGTTCGCCAATGGGAGAAAGAAGGACATTCCCGCACCTCTGATCCTGATGAGGCTAAATTTGTGCTGAATGTGACCGATATCGATTCACCGCAGATCTATCGGCGCAGGTCCCGGGCCATTTTTGTGGTGTCGGTTGTTGTGTTGCAAAAATGCTGCGCAGACCTGCGGACCCTTTGCTACCGGATGCTGGTGCGCACCTTATCGAACCTGCTCATCTGTATTGTTCCGCAAAAGAAGGGTCTTATGGAATCTGTTCAACTGCCGCCCGCTCGTGTTTATTTTACCACGCCCGAAGCCGGATTCTATTCTGCCGATTTCGACGCGCCAGCCATCTATCGCAAGATGTTGCCCATCGTTGGCGCGCATCTGGCTATTGCTAATAGCTTTTCAGTAGATTTACCGCGCGCCTACTGGAAGCAGTCGGCCGTGGTGGATCAGATTCAGCGCCATGGAAAAAAGCTGGACGAACTGGGCGTTTTGCCCGCTCCCTTTCCGCTAAAACGCTTTCTTACCGAAGAGGACATTGAACATCTCTACCGCCTTTTTCAGGTAAAGGGCTTAAGTTACGGGAATCTAAGCGCTCGCGAAACCATCCCCCAATTAAACGAACGGACCTTCTGGATGACGGCGCGCGGCATTGATAAGGGACACATTGGGCGTATTGGACAGGATGTTTTGCTTGTTAAAGGCGTGGATGAAGCGCAAGGCGTGATATTGATAAGCGTGCCGCCCGATTACGATCCAAAAGCCCGCGTGTCGGTGGATGCGGTTGAACACGCCTTAATTTACCGTGAATTCCCTGAGGTGGGCGCCATTGTACACATCCACGCCTGGATGGAAAATGTTTGCGGCACGCAACAAAATTATCCCTGCGGCACCATCGAACTGGCGCGAGAAGTGGTCTCTTTGCTGCGGCGTACGGATAATCCCGCCTGCGCCGTTGTTGGATTGAAAAATCATGGTTTGACCATTACCGGCCCGAGTCTTGAAGCCATCTTTTGTCGCATTGAAGGGCGACTTATCAGAGAGGTGCCCATGGTTGCCTGA
- a CDS encoding 4Fe-4S dicluster domain-containing protein has protein sequence MQWIFGIVGSLVFAALLFAAGISFREDESRAGRLFMVFAFLFSTPYFLFALKPEIISTLIIVFLLIFPLLGIIVLLLPYDPASKKIALSTTPTLRYDERDIMFSRRRLKPGSERFEAYYRNHPQKKKIDDAWRRKPGLLNPKARFYHPLYFSAAEASFDTVEYFHPHVQTNPSAEKKVIEPTVATAFIKDWLTRSGAHSVGFTLLRDYHLYSHRGRQEPYGAEIYREHEFAIAFTVEMNKTMVDFAPKSPTILESADQYLRAGMLAVKLTQFIGRLGYEARAHIDGNYQVVCPLVARDAGLGELGRMGLLMTPELGPRVRIGVVTTDLPLATDRYQPDRSVIDFCRKCKKCAESCPAKAIPYEDRQYDAVGLRWKINHEACFSYWCTVGTDCARCIKVCPYSHPDNIMHGLVRTLIKRNVVARYLALKMDDVLYGRFNRGKNF, from the coding sequence GTGCAGTGGATTTTTGGAATCGTTGGAAGTCTTGTTTTTGCGGCACTTCTGTTTGCTGCCGGCATTTCTTTCAGGGAAGATGAAAGCAGAGCCGGCCGGCTTTTTATGGTCTTTGCCTTCCTGTTTTCTACGCCTTATTTTCTTTTTGCTTTAAAGCCAGAAATCATTTCTACGCTGATAATCGTTTTTTTATTGATATTTCCCTTGCTGGGTATCATCGTCCTTTTGCTGCCCTATGATCCGGCCTCAAAAAAAATCGCTCTTTCAACAACCCCGACTTTGCGCTACGACGAACGCGATATCATGTTCAGCCGACGGCGTTTAAAACCAGGCAGTGAGCGTTTCGAAGCATATTATCGAAACCATCCGCAAAAGAAGAAAATCGACGATGCGTGGCGCCGAAAACCCGGCTTATTAAATCCAAAGGCCAGGTTTTACCATCCATTGTATTTTTCCGCGGCAGAAGCCAGCTTTGACACAGTGGAGTATTTTCATCCCCATGTTCAGACCAATCCGTCGGCTGAAAAAAAAGTAATTGAACCGACGGTGGCGACGGCATTTATTAAAGATTGGCTGACGCGTTCCGGGGCGCATTCGGTGGGCTTTACCTTGCTAAGGGATTATCATCTTTACAGTCATCGGGGGCGGCAGGAACCCTACGGAGCCGAAATTTACCGGGAACACGAATTTGCCATTGCTTTTACGGTGGAAATGAATAAAACCATGGTGGATTTTGCGCCAAAGTCGCCCACGATTCTGGAATCGGCCGATCAATACCTGAGAGCCGGCATGCTGGCCGTTAAATTAACGCAGTTTATTGGGCGCCTGGGGTATGAAGCCCGGGCGCACATCGACGGCAATTACCAGGTGGTCTGCCCGCTGGTGGCGCGCGATGCCGGTTTGGGAGAGCTGGGGCGAATGGGCCTGCTTATGACGCCAGAACTCGGCCCCAGAGTGCGCATCGGGGTGGTTACCACCGACCTGCCGCTGGCGACAGATCGCTACCAACCCGACCGTTCGGTCATCGATTTTTGCCGTAAATGTAAAAAGTGCGCGGAAAGTTGCCCGGCGAAAGCTATCCCTTACGAAGATCGTCAATATGATGCAGTCGGGTTACGATGGAAGATCAATCATGAAGCCTGTTTTAGTTACTGGTGTACGGTCGGAACCGATTGCGCCCGCTGCATCAAAGTGTGCCCCTATTCTCATCCGGACAACATAATGCACGGGCTGGTGAGAACGCTGATCAAAAGGAATGTCGTCGCTCGCTACCTGGCCCTGAAAATGGACGACGTGCTTTACGGCCGTTTCAACCGAGGAAAAAATTTCTGA
- a CDS encoding IS1634 family transposase → MFVKVSRSKRNNKVHETLQIAESYRDSNGKVRHRILLHLGPTDKFIKKDVDTLINGLLRAKGLTLQDLDSNIDNVKAFGQIWALVHLWKELKMSQIIARQKEKSGIKFDLEAHLKSLIFNRLDDPSSKLKLLTWLETVYIPGINKDDIRYEYLLRAMDFLIAHKEKIETQLANRLLDLFNQDLKVCFYDLTSSYFEAENSLVEGDIRQFGYSRDHRGDREQIVIGVVMTGDGIPIAHYVFPGNKADRSTLQEMLNDIRRRFKVKDIQLVADKGLLSNDNLWHLIQQGYEFILGESVRQSKDAKSVIKEANAHKEATGETIYERLTEREIKSKDGKKEKIKLRYVASYNAATALKRYKNRINRINEFLELSEEIKKKEINTEDKYHQIKSVLSRKRLSRFFNVELTEDTIEIHKQDEVLSEEEKSDGWFIVISNAHDLSKSELIARYKDLKYVEHGFYELKHSLNLRPNFHWTEKRIRAHVMVCFLAFQMAVLFEKRLSGIKLSWQRAMESLRRVVVVEWENEGRRRKGLSRVHGEQLEIFQEIGSSKPTLLSL, encoded by the coding sequence ATGTTTGTTAAGGTAAGTCGATCCAAAAGAAATAACAAAGTCCATGAGACTTTACAAATCGCTGAGTCCTACAGAGACTCAAATGGAAAAGTACGCCATCGAATCTTGCTGCATTTAGGCCCTACCGACAAATTCATCAAAAAAGACGTAGACACGCTTATCAACGGACTTTTAAGGGCTAAGGGGTTAACTTTACAGGACTTAGATAGCAATATTGATAATGTCAAGGCCTTCGGTCAAATCTGGGCGCTTGTCCATTTATGGAAAGAGCTTAAAATGAGCCAGATTATTGCCAGGCAAAAGGAAAAAAGCGGAATAAAGTTTGATCTTGAAGCTCATTTAAAAAGTCTGATATTTAACCGCCTGGATGATCCTTCTTCCAAACTAAAACTACTCACCTGGTTAGAAACCGTTTATATTCCGGGTATCAACAAAGACGACATTCGTTATGAGTATCTTTTAAGAGCGATGGATTTTCTAATAGCTCATAAGGAAAAGATTGAAACCCAACTTGCTAATCGTTTACTAGATCTGTTTAATCAGGATCTAAAGGTTTGTTTTTATGATTTAACATCAAGCTACTTTGAAGCCGAAAACTCATTGGTAGAAGGCGATATTCGTCAGTTTGGTTATAGTCGTGACCACCGCGGAGATAGAGAACAGATCGTAATTGGCGTGGTGATGACCGGAGATGGTATTCCTATAGCCCATTACGTCTTCCCTGGCAATAAGGCTGATCGCTCTACCTTGCAAGAGATGCTCAATGATATTCGCAGGCGATTTAAGGTAAAAGATATCCAGCTGGTGGCAGACAAAGGTTTATTAAGCAATGACAATCTCTGGCATTTAATCCAACAAGGTTATGAGTTTATTCTTGGAGAGAGTGTTCGTCAGAGCAAGGATGCCAAATCGGTTATAAAAGAAGCCAATGCGCATAAAGAGGCGACTGGTGAGACGATCTATGAGCGCCTAACGGAGCGTGAAATCAAGTCAAAAGATGGTAAAAAGGAAAAGATAAAACTTCGTTATGTGGCCAGTTACAATGCCGCCACGGCATTAAAGCGCTATAAAAATCGCATCAATCGTATTAATGAATTTTTAGAGCTGTCAGAAGAGATTAAGAAAAAGGAAATAAACACAGAAGATAAATATCATCAAATAAAGAGTGTATTATCAAGAAAACGTTTAAGTCGTTTCTTTAATGTTGAATTAACAGAAGATACGATAGAGATTCATAAGCAAGATGAGGTATTATCAGAAGAAGAAAAGAGCGACGGTTGGTTTATAGTGATAAGCAATGCTCATGACCTGAGTAAATCAGAACTCATAGCGCGCTATAAAGATTTAAAATATGTGGAGCATGGTTTTTACGAATTAAAGCATAGTTTGAATTTACGTCCCAATTTTCATTGGACAGAGAAGCGTATCAGGGCTCATGTGATGGTATGTTTTCTTGCATTCCAGATGGCGGTATTGTTTGAGAAGCGTTTGAGTGGCATAAAATTAAGTTGGCAGCGTGCTATGGAGAGCCTGCGTCGAGTCGTGGTTGTAGAATGGGAAAATGAAGGGAGACGTCGTAAAGGATTATCCAGAGTGCATGGCGAACAATTGGAAATATTTCAGGAGATAGGCAGCAGCAAGCCAACGCTTTTATCTTTGTAG
- a CDS encoding methyltransferase family protein, whose protein sequence is MLSLKETWRRWEFELRIVVSFLIVALICAISFAFYPKSPLCAAVVGRWFGLSASSATTLAYLLASVFMAAASLLRMWAGSLLTSRRMMRFAVQSDGLVIAGPYRLVRNPIYLSDLIAFAGFALILPHVGLLMPFLLWLHYHQIIRYEEQALQRSHGASFERYASQVNRLFPGRRALKQLATARREFIINRDGLMHNALYLLFIPGFLFSARTHNLWHALLIGLPAVGLWTYLHVRIGLSGPSPFLSRIKRSKP, encoded by the coding sequence ATGTTAAGTCTAAAAGAAACATGGCGTCGTTGGGAGTTTGAGCTGCGGATTGTTGTTTCTTTTTTAATCGTGGCGTTGATCTGCGCTATTAGTTTTGCCTTTTATCCAAAATCGCCGCTTTGCGCTGCCGTCGTAGGAAGATGGTTTGGGTTAAGCGCAAGTTCGGCCACAACTCTGGCCTACTTGCTGGCTTCCGTATTCATGGCGGCCGCTTCACTGTTGCGCATGTGGGCGGGAAGTTTGTTAACCTCCCGACGGATGATGCGTTTTGCCGTGCAGAGCGATGGTCTGGTAATAGCCGGGCCGTACCGGCTGGTGCGCAATCCCATTTATCTTTCCGATTTAATCGCTTTTGCAGGATTTGCTCTAATTTTGCCGCACGTCGGTTTATTGATGCCGTTCCTGCTCTGGCTGCACTACCACCAGATTATTCGTTATGAAGAACAGGCCCTGCAACGCTCGCATGGGGCTTCTTTTGAGCGTTATGCCAGCCAGGTAAACCGTCTTTTCCCGGGGCGGCGTGCGCTAAAACAACTTGCCACAGCCCGCCGAGAATTCATTATTAATCGCGACGGATTAATGCACAACGCCTTATATCTGCTTTTTATCCCGGGTTTTCTGTTCAGCGCCCGGACGCACAATCTGTGGCATGCCCTGTTGATCGGCCTGCCGGCGGTTGGTTTGTGGACCTACCTGCATGTGCGAATCGGACTTTCGGGGCCTTCCCCTTTTTTATCACGCATAAAAAGGAGTAAACCATGA
- a CDS encoding EutN/CcmL family microcompartment protein, protein MIIGKVIGNLVATQKHHAYENKKLLLVKPIDWQGNEEKETIIAVDTVDAGIGDRVLIMSEGNSTTEELKFERRQPVRTIVIAIIDDIHKRA, encoded by the coding sequence ATGATCATCGGCAAAGTCATCGGCAACCTGGTCGCCACGCAAAAACACCATGCTTACGAAAATAAAAAATTATTACTGGTTAAACCCATTGATTGGCAGGGGAACGAAGAAAAGGAAACCATAATTGCGGTGGATACCGTGGATGCGGGTATTGGCGACCGCGTGTTAATCATGTCCGAAGGAAACTCCACCACAGAAGAGCTGAAGTTTGAACGGCGTCAACCTGTGCGTACTATTGTTATTGCGATCATCGATGACATTCACAAAAGAGCATAA
- a CDS encoding creatininase family protein, with translation MNQPFDLTQINLSMAQENQYEVAVLPIGAIEAHNRHLPYGQDFFHTSEVARRCVRQAWEATQKVLLLPALPYGVDSNLMDFPLVMHVRQSTLDALVRDLALSLVHHGIKKMVLLNGHGGNDFKPLIRQLQFEQPLHLFLINWWQVGSDRYHEIFEKVDDHAGELETSVALHLFPELVQTKNAGNGQARPFRFEALNKGWAYTSRQFSKLNDHCAVGDPSKASAEKGKRYLQVICQRITEFLIELANSPLDEDFPYQNREPRGNR, from the coding sequence ATGAACCAGCCTTTTGATTTAACGCAGATTAACCTATCCATGGCCCAAGAAAATCAATACGAAGTTGCCGTATTACCCATTGGCGCCATTGAGGCGCACAATCGGCATTTGCCTTACGGGCAGGATTTTTTCCACACCAGCGAAGTAGCCAGGCGTTGCGTACGGCAGGCCTGGGAGGCGACGCAAAAGGTCCTTCTTTTGCCAGCGCTGCCGTACGGGGTTGACAGCAACCTGATGGATTTTCCGCTGGTCATGCACGTGCGCCAATCTACCCTGGATGCGCTGGTGCGCGATCTGGCTTTGAGCCTTGTTCATCACGGCATCAAAAAGATGGTGCTGCTCAACGGGCACGGCGGGAATGACTTTAAGCCGCTTATTCGTCAACTGCAGTTCGAACAACCGCTGCATCTCTTTTTGATCAACTGGTGGCAGGTGGGCAGCGATCGCTACCATGAAATTTTCGAAAAGGTTGACGATCACGCGGGCGAGCTGGAGACTTCTGTTGCCCTGCATCTTTTTCCCGAGCTGGTGCAAACAAAAAACGCGGGAAACGGTCAGGCCAGGCCGTTCCGCTTTGAGGCGTTGAACAAAGGCTGGGCCTATACCAGCCGACAATTTTCTAAACTGAACGATCACTGCGCCGTTGGCGACCCGTCGAAAGCCAGCGCGGAAAAAGGCAAGCGGTATTTACAGGTGATTTGCCAGCGAATAACGGAGTTTTTAATTGAACTGGCCAACAGTCCGCTTGACGAAGATTTTCCCTATCAAAACAGAGAACCCAGAGGGAACCGTTAA
- a CDS encoding EutN/CcmL family microcompartment protein — MELARVEGHVVATAKSNRLEGYKLLLVQLLEPDLSETNKYFVALDTVGAGEGEVVIIVRGSSARQSEKLSNVPTDTSIVAIVDSLEMHGKILFKKHHKEQKSRTK, encoded by the coding sequence ATGGAATTAGCGCGCGTAGAAGGACATGTGGTGGCCACAGCCAAATCCAACCGGCTGGAAGGTTACAAATTGCTTCTGGTTCAATTGTTGGAACCGGACCTGTCGGAAACCAACAAATATTTTGTAGCCCTGGATACTGTTGGCGCCGGCGAAGGCGAAGTGGTGATCATTGTACGCGGCAGTTCAGCCCGTCAGTCGGAAAAATTGAGCAACGTGCCTACCGATACCAGCATCGTTGCCATTGTGGATTCTCTGGAAATGCACGGAAAGATTCTTTTTAAAAAACATCACAAAGAACAAAAAAGCAGGACAAAATAG